The genomic interval CGCCAGCCGGGCGGACGAGATCGTGAGCCGCAACAAGCCGCGCCACCCGGGATTCCTGCCGGGCGGCCAGCAGCTCGAGGTCCTGTCGGATGGATGACCTCGAACTGCGCGTGAACGGCCTGTCCTATGCCGGTTGGACAGAGTTGGGCGTTACCCGGGCGATGGATGCGGCAAGCAGCGCATTCACCGTCACGCTGACCGAGCGCTGGGAAGGGCGCGCCGGCATGGCCGCCCAAGTCGAGCCCTGGCCGATCCTGCCGGGCGACGCCTGCGAGGTACGCCTGGGCGGCGTGCCGCTGGTGATCGGCTACGTGGATATCTTCCGGCCCTCGTATGGACCGGAAACCCACACCATCAACATCCAGGGCCGCGACAAGACGGCGGACCTGATCGACTGCTCGGCAGTGCACAGCCCCGACGAGTGGAAGAACATCGACCTGCTCAAGTTCGCGCAGATCATCGCGAAGCCGTTCGGCATCGCAGTGCGTGCGGACGTTCCGGTCGGCGAGCCGTTCCAAGTCATCAAGCTCCAGCAGGGCGAGACCGCATTCGAGGCGATCGAGCGCTATGCCCGGCAGCGGAAGCTGCTGGCGATGCCGGATGGCGCCGGCGGCCTGCTGCTGACCCGTGCCGGCACGCAGCGCGCCGCCGTGGCGCTGGTGCAGGGCGAGAACATCAAGGAAGCCTCCGGCTCGATCGATCACTCGCAGCGCTTCAGCCAATACACCGTGAAGGCACAGACCTCCTGGAGCGAGGCGACCGACGGCGAGGCCGAGGCGCACGTCGAGGGCGCGGTGACCGACAGCGGCGTGAAGCGCTATCGGCCGCTGCTGGTCATCGCCGAGGCAGATGGCACGGCGAACGCCGCGAAGGATCGTGCCGCCTGGGAAGCGAACACCCGGATCGGGAAATCGGCCACGGCCTCGATCACCGTGCAGGGGTGGCGCCAGTACCCGGGCGGCCCGCTGTGGCTGCCGAACATGCTGGTCACTGTCCGCTCGTCCTGGTTGCGGATGGAGGGCGAGATGATGATCCGCCAGGTCACCTTCACCCGCGACGACGGCGGGACCCAGGCAAAGCTGGACATCGTCAGTCCGCAGGCCTTCGCGCCGGAGCCGCCGGACAGCACTGCCGCCAAGAAGGCCGGCAAGAAAGACGACGACGGCACGTTGTGGAAAGAGGCTCTCGGCGAGGAGAAGAAGACGTGAGCATGCAGCAACAGATTCGCACCTTGGGCAACCGGGTGATGATGGCGTTCGCTCGTGGGGTGTTGCGCGCCGTAAGCGACAGCACCGCACGCCAGACGCTGCAGGTCGAGCTGCTGCGCGGCGAGCTGCGCGACGGGGTCGAGCGGATGCAGAACTATGGGTTCACCGCGCACCCGCATCCGGGCGCCGACGCGGCCATCGCGTTCGTCGCTGGCAACCGCGAGCAGGGGATCGTCCTGGTGGTGGATGACCGCCGCTTCCGGCTGAAGCTGGAGCCGGGCGAGGTGGCCATGTACGACGATCTCGGCAACAAGATCCAGCTGCTGCGCGACCGCGTGCAGATCACGGCGGTCCAGGCGCTGGAGATCGTCGCGCCGGACGTGGCCATCGCCGGCAATGTGGCCATCACCGGCACGCTCACCAACAACGGGAAAGACGTGGGTAGCACCCACACCCATCCGGGGACGGGAGTGCCGAACTGATGGCAGACGTTGCGCTTGTCATGACGGAAGCAGGCGGCGACCTGCTGCTCGATGGGTTCGACCTGTCCCGCGACGACGGCCTGGAGACCGCCGTCATCATCAGCCTGTTCACCGACCGCCGGGCCGAGCCGGACCAGATTCCGCCGGAGCTGCCGCAGGACGACCTGCGCGGCTACTGGGGCGACGTGCAGCCGTCCGTCGAGGGCGACCGTACCGGGTCGCTGCTCTGGCTGCTGGCCCGCGAGAAGCAGCTGCCGCAGACACTGGCGCGGGCCGAGCAATACTGCCGCGACGCCCTCGCCTGGATGATCGAGGACCGCGTCGCCACCCGCATCGAGGTGGCGGCGTCGTATCACTCCAAGAGCTGGATGCTGATCGTCGTCGACCTCTACAGGCCGCAGGGCGAACGGGTGCAGTACCGGTACAACTACGAGTGGTCGGCCCAGGCCGCCAAGAGGGCCGCCTGATGCCGTTCGCCAGACCCTCCCTGACCGAGATCATCGACCGCGTCGTCGCCGACATCAGCACCCGTCTCCCCGGAGTCGACGGCGCCGTGCTACGCCGCTCCCTGCTGGGGATCATCGGCCGTGCCCAGGCCGGCGCGGCGCACCTGCTCTACGGATACATCGACTGGGCCGCGCGCCAGGCCCTGC from Azotobacter salinestris carries:
- a CDS encoding phage baseplate assembly protein is translated as MDDLELRVNGLSYAGWTELGVTRAMDAASSAFTVTLTERWEGRAGMAAQVEPWPILPGDACEVRLGGVPLVIGYVDIFRPSYGPETHTINIQGRDKTADLIDCSAVHSPDEWKNIDLLKFAQIIAKPFGIAVRADVPVGEPFQVIKLQQGETAFEAIERYARQRKLLAMPDGAGGLLLTRAGTQRAAVALVQGENIKEASGSIDHSQRFSQYTVKAQTSWSEATDGEAEAHVEGAVTDSGVKRYRPLLVIAEADGTANAAKDRAAWEANTRIGKSATASITVQGWRQYPGGPLWLPNMLVTVRSSWLRMEGEMMIRQVTFTRDDGGTQAKLDIVSPQAFAPEPPDSTAAKKAGKKDDDGTLWKEALGEEKKT
- a CDS encoding phage baseplate assembly protein V, with the protein product MQQQIRTLGNRVMMAFARGVLRAVSDSTARQTLQVELLRGELRDGVERMQNYGFTAHPHPGADAAIAFVAGNREQGIVLVVDDRRFRLKLEPGEVAMYDDLGNKIQLLRDRVQITAVQALEIVAPDVAIAGNVAITGTLTNNGKDVGSTHTHPGTGVPN
- a CDS encoding phage GP46 family protein, which translates into the protein MADVALVMTEAGGDLLLDGFDLSRDDGLETAVIISLFTDRRAEPDQIPPELPQDDLRGYWGDVQPSVEGDRTGSLLWLLAREKQLPQTLARAEQYCRDALAWMIEDRVATRIEVAASYHSKSWMLIVVDLYRPQGERVQYRYNYEWSAQAAKRAA